The genomic region AAAAAAGCATTCCTGTTTGGCTTACGAAACCAAGGGCCATAATGAACTATGGGCCATACTCAAGGGACTTTTCAACAAATAAAAAAGTATACACGGAAACTGGCGGACGATCCTGTATATTATATATCTTGTTGAGCAATCCACCAAACCAACCACTACATTTTAGAAAACGCAAACGAGATCTGAGACTGAGAAAACGATGGGGAGCACAGGATTTTCATGGAAACTGGCGGATCATCCAAAGCTACCGAAAGGAAAGCTGCTCGCCATGATTGTTCTTGACGGTTGGGGTGAAGCTTCTCCCGATAAGTTCAACTGCATTCATGTTGCTGAAACTCCTACTATGGATTCTCTCAAAAACGTAACCACTTTCTCTAGATTATTCTGCTTGTAGTATATGTATATAACTTCTAGTAGATAGAACTTTTGATTTTTGAAGTCGCCGTCAATGGCGAATAGTCGTTGCTAATTGTGAATTAGATCTGAAGAAGTATTGATCTCGATTGCGATTTGCATCACAGTTAGGAATAGTTAATCGTTTTAGACTAGGAGATATAAGTGTGTTTAATTGAAGGCTTGAAGCTAATCGACGGAGTCATTGATTTGGATTACATAACTAGAAATAGTTAATCGTTATAGGTTAGGAGAAACAGGTGTGTTTAATTGAAGCTAATCGATGAGTTTGAACTAATGTTTTTATATATTACTCCAGTAGATAGATATTTTAATCAGATTTGAAGAGTCATTGATCTCGATCGCCAATGAAACAGTTAATTACTGTAGGCTAGGAGAAATAGGTGTGTTTAGTTGAAGCTAATTGATGAGTTTGAACTGatgtttttgtatatattttaatTAGTAGATGTTTAGAGTCATTGATCTCAATTGCATGGCAATCGGAAGTCGTTAATCGTTATAGGTTAAGAAATAAATGTGTTTAATGGAATGTAATTGATGATTTTGTACTAATGctctttatttatttttctagTAGATGCTTTAATAAGATCTGGATGTGCTTTTagcttgtttttttttaaatgcgcGCATCACATGATGCAATGATGAGATTGCATCGCGTGTTGCCGTTCCATGATGCGCGCATCACATGATGTGGTCTAATGCGGCGCCTTATGCTGTTGACTGGTATTTGAACAATTAGATCTTTAATTGAACAAATTTGACAATAGATGATGagaatatattatattttagtgtttaaaGGTTCACAAGTTAAAATTTTAgctatttatatttattttattatttttgaatAAAGAACACCTTGCATACGTGATGCGTGCGCCTCACACATCGGATTTTGGGATCAAAACGCATCGGATCGCTACACGTATTTTTAAAACCAAGGCTTTTAGATTTGTATTCTATCGAAGATTGATTAATTAGTCTGTAGTGTAGAAGCGGTTTGGTCTGAGCCTAGTGAGTAAATGATAATATGAAGTGGTAAGGAATGAACAAATTTCAAAAAACAGAATCCAAACTTTTTGGAAAAGAAATCACACCTCGTTTTTAGTCTGTTTGATGATACCGCACTGAATAAAttagtggcggatctaggattcgcgccaagcggtaacgttttataaataagcggtaacgaaataGAAAAaccgtcaaatttttccaaaatttacactaattttacactaccgccggagcgccAAGGGGTAGCGGGCGTTACCCCCTGTTATACACTAGATCCGCCCCTGGAATAAATTCTATCAACTAGAAAACTCAAGAAAATTATTCTCTTTCAAGCTATAAAATGAACTGGTAGCAGGCTATTTTTGTAGATGTTTTTGTGATCTGTTAGCAACCACATGAGGTGAATAATCTTTTATGTGTGTATTTTGCTATAGGGCGCCCCTGATAAATGGAGGTTGGTGAGGGCTCATGGTACTGCTGTTGGGCTTCCCACCGAGGACGACATGGGAAACAGTGAAGTTGGACATAATGCTCTTGGTGCTGGAAGAATCTTTGCTCAAGGGTGATCTTTCTTCCCTTCATTTTGATTTTTGACCCTAAATACCCCTttacatatttttctttttaagcAAGGCATTCTTAGAGGGAGATTACATGTTTTCCAGTGATATTCGCCTATAAGTATTTAATAACTTAATTTTGATTCCCAGTTTTTAAAACCAAAAGAATAATATAGAGTCCCTTCGATATTAATAGCAAACAAAGTAAATGTATTTGTTGTTCATTTTGTGATCCTCATTTTCTGAATATTCACTAATGCTGTGTAGCCGGCCTTTGCTTATGAATCTTTGTTTCATTCTATAGTGCAAAACTTGTTGATCTTGCTCTTGCCTCCGGAAAaatttatgatgatgaaggttttaATTACATCAAGGAATCTTTTGCAACCAACACCTTGCACCTTATCGGACTGATGAGTGATGGGGGTGTGCACTCACGTCTTGATCAGTTGCAGGTATATTCAATTGAGCAATTTAACCATTCAATAAGTATTTACTAATTAACCTTCAATCGTTTATAAACCTTATATTTATGTGTTTTGTTGTGTTGCAGCTGTTGCTAAGGGGAGCCAGCCAGCATGGCGCTAAGAGGATCCGTGTTCATGTGCTTACTGATGGTCGTGATGTTTTAGATGGTTCAAGTGTTGGTTTTGCTGAGACACTTGAAGCAGAACTTTCAGATCTCCGCAGCAAAGGCATTGATGCACAGGTGGCATCTGGTGGAGGGCGTATGTATGTCACCATGGACCGTTATGAGGTAAAAGCATCATTAATACTTTGCATTTAGTATTTATTGGAGAATTTATAGACACTTGACATGTTCCTTTTGCAGAATGATTGGGAAGTTGTGAAACGTGGTTGGGATGCTCAGGTTCTCGGTGAAGCCCCACACAAATTTAAAAACGTTGTTGAGGCTATCAAGACACTTAGAGAGGCACCCGGTGCTAACGACCAGTACTTGCCCCCATTTGTCATAGTTGATGATAGTGAAAAGGCTGTGGGCCCTGTTGTGGACGGTGATGCCGTTGTGACTTTCAATTTCCGTGCAGATCGTATGACTATGCTTGCTCAAGCTCTTGAATATGAGAAGTTTGATAAATTCGACAGAGTGCGGTTCCCGAAGATTCGTTATGCTGGCATGCTTCAGTATGATGGGGAACTCAAGCTTCCAAATCATTACCTTGTATCTCCTCCATTGATTGAGAGGACTTCTGGCGAGTATTTGGTGAAAAATGGGGTCCGGACATTTGCTTGCAGGTGAGAGAATAAGTATTCTATGGGAACGGGTCATACCCTGTTATTAATCAGATCAACCTAGCCCATGCCAAAAGTTACTTTTGTTGACCTGAATGGGTCATACCTTGTTATAGGGGTGTGCAATTGGCGGTTCGGTACTTGCCTTTAATCATATCCGTAACTACTAGCTTCGGTTATGGACTTTCCTTAACCATTTACGATAACCTTAACCATAACCGAACTTTAATCGGTTATGAGACTCGGTTACGGTTCAGTTTTAGTTATTTTGGTAAATTAACCGATCTAAGTTTGAACTAAAATTTAAAATGAATGAACATATTATACTTTTATCGTCTCAGTTAcaattgttttttataaataaaaaagacaaaaaaaaaaacatagacaTGCATAAAACGAGTCAAATTTTACACAATAATTATTTTTGAAACATTAAAACTAGTTATATAACATAAAAAGCTTTTGTAGatgttttttttatgtataaaaagttTGATTCATTGAACGTTTATATCTTAAATATAGTTTTATTTTGCGAGCATGTCTTAATTGATTTCGGTTCGGTTAATGTTCGGTTATGGAACACCTTTAACCATATCTATAACTGACTTATCGGTTAATCAAATAGCATTATCCATAACTGTCGGTTAATATCGGTTATCGGTTAATTCAGTTCGGTGGCGGTTCGGTTATCGATTAAGTTCGTTTAACGGTTAAGGTTTGCTCACCCCATGTTACACCCGACCCACGTTTctgcccattttgccacctctacaTGTGGACTTGTGGACATATGATATCGTGGATTATGGTTGTGATTGATGGTTTAACCAATCCATAATtcgtttgtaattttttttttgtatcgtGTTAAAGAAATTTCTGCTTGACCACATCTAATTCAATTGTTCAACAGTGAGACTGTCAAATTCGGTCATGTCACATTTTTCTGGAATGGAAACCGTTCTGGATATTTCAATTCAGAGTTGGAAGAATATGTTGAAATTCCAAGTGACAGTGGAATTACCTTTAATGTTCAACCCAAGATGAAAGCTTTGGAGATCGGTGAGAAGGCCCGTGATGCTATCCTCAGTGGAAAGTTTGACCAGGTAACTGATAATTGCCCCCATACACCTAGGATTTGATgatatatatgaaataaaaatgtatgtgaatatttttttaataagcATGTTTGATTTGAATATTTATTTAATGTACTAAACTGTTCTATGTGCTTTTTAGGTACGTGTGAACATTCCAAATGGAGACATGGTTGGGCATACTGGTGATGTTGAGGCTACTGTTGTGGCCTGCAAGGCTGCTGATGAAGCTGTTAAGGTAAAAGA from Helianthus annuus cultivar XRQ/B chromosome 10, HanXRQr2.0-SUNRISE, whole genome shotgun sequence harbors:
- the LOC110884435 gene encoding 2,3-bisphosphoglycerate-independent phosphoglycerate mutase; its protein translation is MGSTGFSWKLADHPKLPKGKLLAMIVLDGWGEASPDKFNCIHVAETPTMDSLKNGAPDKWRLVRAHGTAVGLPTEDDMGNSEVGHNALGAGRIFAQGAKLVDLALASGKIYDDEGFNYIKESFATNTLHLIGLMSDGGVHSRLDQLQLLLRGASQHGAKRIRVHVLTDGRDVLDGSSVGFAETLEAELSDLRSKGIDAQVASGGGRMYVTMDRYENDWEVVKRGWDAQVLGEAPHKFKNVVEAIKTLREAPGANDQYLPPFVIVDDSEKAVGPVVDGDAVVTFNFRADRMTMLAQALEYEKFDKFDRVRFPKIRYAGMLQYDGELKLPNHYLVSPPLIERTSGEYLVKNGVRTFACSETVKFGHVTFFWNGNRSGYFNSELEEYVEIPSDSGITFNVQPKMKALEIGEKARDAILSGKFDQVRVNIPNGDMVGHTGDVEATVVACKAADEAVKMILDAVEQVGGIYVVTADHGNAEDMVKRNKKGEPLLKDGEVQILTSHTLQPVPIAIGGPGLAAGVKFRKDVPSGGLANVAATVMNLHGFVAPDDYETTLIEVVD